A single genomic interval of Gouania willdenowi chromosome 10, fGouWil2.1, whole genome shotgun sequence harbors:
- the clint1a gene encoding clathrin interactor 1a isoform X2, whose product MLNMWKVRELVDKATNVVMNYSEVESKVREATNDDPWGPSGQQMSEISRATFMYEQFPEVMNMLWARMLRDNKKNWRRVYKSLLLLAHLVKNGSERVVTSAREHLYDLRSLESYHFVDENGKDQGVNVRQKVKEMVEFIQDDDRLREERKKAKKNKDKYIGVSSDSMGYRGYSGDRYDSSDTRGKWDDDWDNNKGQFPFSEKLGEISDKIGSTIDDTINRFRKKDRDDSPERFSDNDEDRGRSTQNGKSGKDFKDEETVTTKSVQIVQATETTATRKRGGVPSKKVDLGAAAHYTGDQSPNTTTKQSQPAAGTPQPSSSGLADLLIVDTTPGQPASTAPPPSSSTNGDFGEWNAFPGGQMPSSAQGVDMGGNDLFGAITTAPAVAPDPVPPPAAASGPASADLFDLMGTSQSLTSSQSLNFSMSSSQSMSTTVLPQSISQPLQSMGGPLQPQPVQQGVSSMAVGPKASLPSTWSDHSVNISLDFLGPGMHPPKQSQPTLNTLQQGNQLPANMLSQGFSSMNLGPTLVRPPANPMMHPGAGMGMGMGMGMVPNQGMMGMGMGMNMGMPQPGMSMGMPGMMAMGMNPAMVQQPKHDAFADFGNFGK is encoded by the exons ATGCTGAACATGTGGAAGGTCCGGGAGTTGGTTGACAAGGC gacCAATGTAGTGATGAACTACTCAGAGGTGGAGTCCAAGGTTAGAGAGGCTACCAATGACGACCCTTGGGGACCATCAGGACAGCAAATGAGTGAAATTTCTCG AGCTACTTTTATGTATGAGCAGTTTCCAGAGGTGATGAACATGTTGTGGGCTCGCATGCTGAGGGATAACAAGAAGAATTGGAGGAGAGTCTACAAG TCCCTGCTACTGTTGGCTCATCTTGTCAAGAATGGATCAGAGAGGGTTGTAACCAGTGCCAGAGAACATCTATATGACCTGAGGTCATTAGAAAGCTACCACTTTGTAG ATGAGAATGGAAAAGACCAGGGTGTAAATGTGCGACAGAAAGTGAAGGAGATGGTGGAGTTCATTCAGGACGATGATCGGCTCAGGGAAGAACGGAAAAAGGCAAAGAAGAACAAAGACAAATATATTGGCGTTTCCTCTGACAGTATGGGATACAGGGGCTACT CGGGTGACAGGTATGACTCCAGTGATACACGAGGAAAGTGGGACGATGACTGGGACAACAATAAAGGGCAGTTTCCCTTCAGTGAAAAGTTGGGCGAAATCAGCGACAAAATCGGCAGCACCATCGATGATACCATAAACCGATTTAGAAAGAAGGACCGAGATGACTCGCCAGAAAGATTCAG TGATAACGACGAGGATCGAGGACGTTCAACTCAAAATGGCAAGAGTGGAAAAGATTTTAAAGATGAAGAGACTGTTACTACTAAGAGTGTACAGATTGTCCAAGCCACAGAGACGACAGCAACTCGCAAAAGGGGAGGGGTACCATCCAAAAAAGTAGATCTGGGAGCTGCAGCTCACTACACAGGAGACCAGAGCCCAAATACCACAACCAAACAG tccCAACCAGCAGCAGGAACCCCTCAGCCATCCAGTTCTGGCCTAGCTGACCTACTAATAGTGGATACAACACCTGGTCAACCTGCTTCCACAG CACCACCACCATCCTCAAGCACCAATGGAGATTTTGGAGAGTGGAATGCTTTTCCTGGAGGTCAGATGCCATCATCAGCTCAGGGTGTTGACATGGGTGGAAATGACCTATTTGGAGCCATTACTACAGCTCCCGCTGTCGCCCCAGACCCCGTTCCTCCCCCAGCTGCAGCTTCCGGTCCTGCCTCGGCGGACCTCTTTGACTTGATGGGGACAAGTCAGTCCCTCACCTCCTCACAGAGCCTCAATTTCAGCATGAGCAGCTCACAGAGCATGAGCACTACAGTCCTGCCCCAGTCTATATCACAG CCCTTGCAGAGCATGGGCGGTCCTTTACAGCCTCAGCCTGTTCAGCAAGGAGTGTCCTCTATGGCTGTTGGACCTAAAGCTTCCCTTCCATCCACCTGGTCTGATCACTCTGTAAACATCAGCCTGGACTTCTTGGGCCCTGGGATGCATCCTCCAAAACAAAGCCAACCCACTCTGAACACCCTCCAACAAG GCAACCAACTTCCAGCCAACATGCTCTCCCAGGGCTTTTCTAGTATGAATCTTGGACCTACACTGGTCAGACCACCTGCTAATCCAATGATGCACCCTGGAGCTGGCATGGGGATGGGGATGGGGATGGGTATGGTTCCCAACCAAGGCATGATGGGGATGGGAATGGGAATGAACATGGGGATGCCACAGCCAGGTATGAGCATGGGGATGCCTGGTATGATGGCAATGGGAATGAACCCCGCCATGGTTCAACAGCCCAAACACGATGCCTTTGCTGACTTTGGAAACTTTGGAAAGTGA
- the clint1a gene encoding clathrin interactor 1a isoform X1 codes for MLNMWKVRELVDKATNVVMNYSEVESKVREATNDDPWGPSGQQMSEISRATFMYEQFPEVMNMLWARMLRDNKKNWRRVYKSLLLLAHLVKNGSERVVTSAREHLYDLRSLESYHFVDENGKDQGVNVRQKVKEMVEFIQDDDRLREERKKAKKNKDKYIGVSSDSMGYRGYSGDRYDSSDTRGKWDDDWDNNKGQFPFSEKLGEISDKIGSTIDDTINRFRKKDRDDSPERFSDNDEDRGRSTQNGKSGKDFKDEETVTTKSVQIVQATETTATRKRGGVPSKKVDLGAAAHYTGDQSPNTTTKQSQPAAGTPQPSSSGLADLLIVDTTPGQPASTDLISGFADFSSPMASAGLSSGSAPPPSSSTNGDFGEWNAFPGGQMPSSAQGVDMGGNDLFGAITTAPAVAPDPVPPPAAASGPASADLFDLMGTSQSLTSSQSLNFSMSSSQSMSTTVLPQSISQPLQSMGGPLQPQPVQQGVSSMAVGPKASLPSTWSDHSVNISLDFLGPGMHPPKQSQPTLNTLQQGNQLPANMLSQGFSSMNLGPTLVRPPANPMMHPGAGMGMGMGMGMVPNQGMMGMGMGMNMGMPQPGMSMGMPGMMAMGMNPAMVQQPKHDAFADFGNFGK; via the exons ATGCTGAACATGTGGAAGGTCCGGGAGTTGGTTGACAAGGC gacCAATGTAGTGATGAACTACTCAGAGGTGGAGTCCAAGGTTAGAGAGGCTACCAATGACGACCCTTGGGGACCATCAGGACAGCAAATGAGTGAAATTTCTCG AGCTACTTTTATGTATGAGCAGTTTCCAGAGGTGATGAACATGTTGTGGGCTCGCATGCTGAGGGATAACAAGAAGAATTGGAGGAGAGTCTACAAG TCCCTGCTACTGTTGGCTCATCTTGTCAAGAATGGATCAGAGAGGGTTGTAACCAGTGCCAGAGAACATCTATATGACCTGAGGTCATTAGAAAGCTACCACTTTGTAG ATGAGAATGGAAAAGACCAGGGTGTAAATGTGCGACAGAAAGTGAAGGAGATGGTGGAGTTCATTCAGGACGATGATCGGCTCAGGGAAGAACGGAAAAAGGCAAAGAAGAACAAAGACAAATATATTGGCGTTTCCTCTGACAGTATGGGATACAGGGGCTACT CGGGTGACAGGTATGACTCCAGTGATACACGAGGAAAGTGGGACGATGACTGGGACAACAATAAAGGGCAGTTTCCCTTCAGTGAAAAGTTGGGCGAAATCAGCGACAAAATCGGCAGCACCATCGATGATACCATAAACCGATTTAGAAAGAAGGACCGAGATGACTCGCCAGAAAGATTCAG TGATAACGACGAGGATCGAGGACGTTCAACTCAAAATGGCAAGAGTGGAAAAGATTTTAAAGATGAAGAGACTGTTACTACTAAGAGTGTACAGATTGTCCAAGCCACAGAGACGACAGCAACTCGCAAAAGGGGAGGGGTACCATCCAAAAAAGTAGATCTGGGAGCTGCAGCTCACTACACAGGAGACCAGAGCCCAAATACCACAACCAAACAG tccCAACCAGCAGCAGGAACCCCTCAGCCATCCAGTTCTGGCCTAGCTGACCTACTAATAGTGGATACAACACCTGGTCAACCTGCTTCCACAG ATTTGATCAGTGGATTTGCTGACTTTTCCTCGCCCATGGCTTCTGCTGGACTGTCCTCTGGATCTG CACCACCACCATCCTCAAGCACCAATGGAGATTTTGGAGAGTGGAATGCTTTTCCTGGAGGTCAGATGCCATCATCAGCTCAGGGTGTTGACATGGGTGGAAATGACCTATTTGGAGCCATTACTACAGCTCCCGCTGTCGCCCCAGACCCCGTTCCTCCCCCAGCTGCAGCTTCCGGTCCTGCCTCGGCGGACCTCTTTGACTTGATGGGGACAAGTCAGTCCCTCACCTCCTCACAGAGCCTCAATTTCAGCATGAGCAGCTCACAGAGCATGAGCACTACAGTCCTGCCCCAGTCTATATCACAG CCCTTGCAGAGCATGGGCGGTCCTTTACAGCCTCAGCCTGTTCAGCAAGGAGTGTCCTCTATGGCTGTTGGACCTAAAGCTTCCCTTCCATCCACCTGGTCTGATCACTCTGTAAACATCAGCCTGGACTTCTTGGGCCCTGGGATGCATCCTCCAAAACAAAGCCAACCCACTCTGAACACCCTCCAACAAG GCAACCAACTTCCAGCCAACATGCTCTCCCAGGGCTTTTCTAGTATGAATCTTGGACCTACACTGGTCAGACCACCTGCTAATCCAATGATGCACCCTGGAGCTGGCATGGGGATGGGGATGGGGATGGGTATGGTTCCCAACCAAGGCATGATGGGGATGGGAATGGGAATGAACATGGGGATGCCACAGCCAGGTATGAGCATGGGGATGCCTGGTATGATGGCAATGGGAATGAACCCCGCCATGGTTCAACAGCCCAAACACGATGCCTTTGCTGACTTTGGAAACTTTGGAAAGTGA
- the lsm11 gene encoding U7 snRNA-associated Sm-like protein LSm11, protein MEEREGKQSHCEPGTSSTEVSKTTDDESDRTDVCSDHFDPLLALYSPSVQLPFPNIKSFNNVAEYESFLKGGRGRARPENVEKRRDKARKGVADPERIERLKNLMVNNPVAEEEGQASGLKTTRKRRDKKQKNVLTRMPLCDGSPLGELYRCVNQRIRVKVHIRTFKGLRGVCSGFVVAFDKFWNMAMVDVDETYREPLLGEAFYHEKALTISRLFEKLKVQDSAVGDAPVDGTAKAVKDQQSLKDPKAHGKKESRTYGQVHTRHVNQLFIRGENVLLVNPQPL, encoded by the exons ATGGAGGAAAGAGAAGGTAAACAGTCCCACTGTGAGCCTGGTACCAGCTCCACGGAAGTATCGAAGACTACAGACGATGAGTCGGACAGAACGGACGTGTGTTCGGATCACTTTGACCCGCTGCTGGCCCTGTATTCTCCCTCCGTGCAGCTCCCGTTCCCAAACATCAAGAGCTTCAACAACGTGGCCGAGTATGAGAGCTTCCTGAAGGGGGGCCGAGGTCGAGCTCGACCGGAGAACGTGGAGAAGCGGCGGGACAAAGCTAGGAAAGGAGTGGCCGACCCGGAGCGCATCGAGAGGCTGAAGAATCTGATGGTGAACAATCCTGTGGCCGAGGAAGAGGGCCAGGCCAGCGGCCTGAAGACCACCAGGAAGAGGAGGGACAAGAAGCAGAAAAACGTCCTGACTAGGATGCCCT TGTGTGACGGAAGTCCTCTGGGGGAGCTGTACCGCTGTGTTAATCAGAGAATAAGGGTCAAAGTTCACATCAGGACCTTTAAAGGACTGAGGGGGGTCTGCTCCGGCTTCGTCGTGGCCTTCGATAAGTTCTGGAATATG GCCATGGTGGATGTAGATGAGACGTACAGAGAACCATTGCTGGGAGAAGCATTCTATCATGAGAAAGCGCTCACCATTTCACGG CTCTTTGAAAAGCTTAAAGTCCAGGACAGCGCAGTAGGCGATGCACCGGTGGACGGAACGGCAAAAGCTGTTAAAGACCAACAGTCGCTTAAAGATCCAAAAGCTCATGGAAAGAAGGAGTCGCGGACATACGGACAAGTCCACACTCGACACGTCAACCAGCTTTTTATCCGTGGGGAGAATGTTCTCCTGGTGAACCCACAGCCTTTATGA
- the thg1l gene encoding putative tRNA(His) guanylyltransferase: MLTVKSWRIVECVKRCAVTHLRRRFSISFNMAKSKFEYVRNFETDDTCLRNCYIVVRLDGRNFHKFAEQHNFTKPNDNRALGLMSRSARSVLEEMEDIVIAYGQSDEFSFVFKRSSTWFKRRASKLMTHVTSQFSSSYVFYWKEFFGEKPLLYPPSFDGRVVLYPSNRNIKDYLSWRQADCHINNLYNTVFWTLVQRGGLTTAQAEDRLKGTLAADKNEILFSEFDINYNKESDLYKKGTTLIWEKRDETVTKRLMLPNKEEKDVSVTRSRRRVETYHCDIIGEQFWEEHQDILEDDDC, translated from the exons ATGCTGACTGTAAAGTCCTGGAGGATAGTGGAGTGTGTGAAACGCTGTGCTGTGACTCACCTGCGGCGACGCTTCAGCATCAGCTTCAACATGGCTAAGAGCAAGTTCGAGTACGTTCGCAACTTTGAGACGGACGACACCTGTCTACGCAACTGCTACATTGTTGTGAGACTGGATGGACGCAACTTTCACAA GTTTGCAGAGCAGCACAACTTTACCAAACCCAATGATAACCGAGCTTTAGGTCTGATGAGCCGCAGCGCACGCTCCGTCCTGGAGGAAATGGAGGACATCGTCATCGCTTATGGTCAGAGCGATGAGTTCAGCTTTGTTTTCAAGAGAAGCTCCACATGGTTCAAAAGGAGAGCCAG CAAACTGATGACTCACGTCACCTCCCAGTTCTCCTCCTCTTATGTGTTTTACTGGAAGGAGTTTTTTGGCGAGAAGCCCCTTCTGTATCCTCCAAGTTTTGATGGGCGTGTGGTCCTGTATCCTAGCAACCGAAACATTAAAGACTACCTCAGCTGGAGGCAAGCTGACT GTCACATTAACAACTTGTATAACACGGTGTTCTGGACGTTGGTGCAAAGAGGAGGACTCACCACAGCACAGGCTGAGGATCGCCTAAAG GGAACTTTGGCCGCAGATAAAAACGAGATCCTGTTCTCTGAGTTTGACATCAACTACAACAAAGAATCTGATCTGTACAAGAAAGGCACCACCCTCATTTGGGAAAAG CGAGACGAAACTGTCACCAAACGCCTAATGCTACCCAACAAAGAGGAGAAAGACGTTAGCGTCACACGTAGCCGGAGGCGGGTGGAGACGTACCACTGTGACATCATAGGAGAACAGTTCTGGGAGGAGCACCAGGACATTCTGGAGGATGACGACTGCTAA